One window from the genome of Populus alba chromosome 15, ASM523922v2, whole genome shotgun sequence encodes:
- the LOC118033455 gene encoding pentatricopeptide repeat-containing protein At1g74900, mitochondrial: MQTQKMLTQRTNPSHLLYLRPTKSYPFTTATATATPTPPPPQQPLEAAALATLILTSSNPQALAQTLHSPTIQWTPQLVNTILKRLWNDGPKALQFFNLLSHHPSYSHHPSSFDHAIDISARLRDSPSLRSLIYRMRSARLGPTPKTFAIIAERYASAGKPHRAVKVFLSMHQFGCFQDLQSFNTILDVLCKSKRVEMAYNLFKVFKGKFRADCVSYNVMVNGWCLIKRTNKALEMLKEMVKRGLTPNLTSYNTMLKGYFRAGQINEAWDFFLEMKKRDCEIDVITYTTVIHGFGVAGEIKRARKVFDAMVKKGVLPSVATYNAFIQVLCKKDSVDNAIVIFEEMVVKGYVPNSITYNLVIRGLCHRGDMERAMEFMGRMKDDGCEPNVQTYNLVIRYFCDEGEIDKALDLFQKMTSGDCLPNLDTYNILISAMFVRKKSDDLLVAGNLLIEMVDRGFVPRKFTFNRVLNGLLLTGNQGFAKEILRLQSRCGRLTRKIKL, from the coding sequence ATGCAGACTCAAAAAATGCTCACTCAAAGAACTAACCCCTCCCATTTACTCTATCTTCGTCCAACAAAATCCTACCCCTTCaccaccgccaccgccaccgccacccCCACCCCACCACCACCTCAACAACCACTTGAAGCCGCCGCTCTAGCCACCCTAATCCTCACGTCATCAAACCCACAAGCATTAGCCCAAACCCTTCACTCCCCCACCATCCAATGGACCCCACAATTAGTCAACACAATCCTTAAACGCCTTTGGAACGATGGCCCAAAAGCCCTCCAATTCTTCAACCTCCTTTCCCACCATCCTTCCTACTCCCACCACCCCTCCTCCTTCGACCACGCCATTGACATTTCCGCCCGCCTCCGCGACTCCCCTTCTCTCCGGTCCCTAATTTATCGTATGCGCTCCGCCCGCCTTGGCCCTACCCCTAAAACCTTTGCAATCATTGCTGAAAGGTATGCCTCTGCGGGTAAACCCCATAGAGCTGTTAAAGTTTTCTTGTCTATGCATCAATTTGGTTGTTTTCAAGACTTGCAATCTTTTAATACAATCCTTGATGTGTTATGCAAGTCCAAACGCGTGGAAATGGCTTATAATCTGTTTAAGGTTTTTAAGGGAAAGTTTAGGGCTGATTGTGTTAGTTATAATGTGATGGTGAATGGTTGGTGTTTGATTAAGAGGACTAATAAAGCTTTGGAGATGTTGAAAGAGATGGTTAAGAGAGGATTGACTCCGAATTTGACTAGTTATAATACAATGCTTAAAGGGTATTTTAGAGCTGGTCAGATTAATGAAGCTTGGGATTTCTTTTTGGAAATGAAGAAGAGAGACTGTGAAATTGATGTCATTACTTATACTACTGTGATTCATGGGTTTGGTGTTGCTGGTGAGATTAAGCGAGCTCGAAAGGTTTTTGATGCGATGGTGAAGAAAGGAGTGCTTCCTTCCGTTGCTACTTATAATGCCTTCATTCAGGTTTTGTGTAAGAAAGACAGTGTGGATAATGCTATAGTCATTTTTGAGGAGATGGTGGTGAAGGGTTATGTGCCAAATTCAATAACTTATAATTTGGTTATTAGAGGGCTGTGTCATAGAGGTGACATGGAGCGGGCAATGGAATTTATGGGAAGAATGAAGGATGATGGTTGTGAGCCAAATGTTCAAACATACAATCTTGTGATCCGGTACTTTTGTGATGAAGGAGAGATTGACAAAGCGCTGGACTTGTTTCAGAAGATGACTAGTGGGGATTGCTTGCCGAATTTGGACACTTACAATATATTGATAAGTGCAATGTTTGTTAGGAAAAAATCAGATGATTTATTGGTGGCTGGAAACTTGTTGATTGAGATGGTTGATAGAGGATTTGTTCCTCGGAAATTCACTTTCAATCGGGTTTTGAATGGGCTATTGTTAACAGGTAATCAAGGTTTTGCAAAGGAGATTCTGAGATTGCAGAGTAGATGTGGCCGTCTTACCCGTAAAATAAAGTTGTGA
- the LOC118033454 gene encoding E2F transcription factor-like E2FE → MALSYTDIIDPPSRHHAYSRKQKSLGLLCTNFLTLYNRDDIDVIGLDDAASKLGVERRRIYDIVNVLESVGVLARKAKNKYSWKGFASVPKTLQDLKEEGLRDNVSTIDRQSNNSAKVANDDEDEDDDSDSNPNTGSQNENSGINKSTAVSRSDHRREKSLGLLTQNFVKLFVCSNANLISLDESAKLLLGDGHNSSIMRTKVRRLYDIANVLSSLKLIEKTHTADTRKPAFRWLGFRGKSENGSGDPLAPFESRKRTFGADITNTCFKRNKMDSSVDGDKSQNLKMQQIKDENTVTVAERGNFGQDLHQKSGSFQFGPFAPVSVATAGNPEDEVTRIYDWEGLSSTFRPQYHNQALRDLFSHYTEAWKLWYTEVAGKKPLHIS, encoded by the exons ATGGCTTTGTCTTATACCGATATCATAGACCCCCCTTCAAGGCATCACGCTTATAGCAGAAAACAGAAATCTCTCGGTCTCTTATGCACCAA TTTTTTGACCCTGTATAATCGAGATGACATCGACGTGATTGGACTTGATGATGCCGCTTCTAAATTag GAGTTGAGAGAAGACGGATCTACGATATAGTGAATGTCTTGGAGAGTGTTGGG GTTCTTGCAAGAAAGGCAAAGAATAAGTATTCATGGAAGGGATTTGCTTCAGTCCCTAAAACCTTACAAGATTTGAAG GAAGAGGGTTTGAGAGATAATGTCAGTACAATTGATAGGCAAAGCAATAATTCCGCGAAA gttGCAAATGATGATGAGGACGAGGACGATGACTCTGATTCTAATCCTAACACAGGAAGCCAGAATGAGAATTCTGGTATTAACAAATCTACGGCTGTGTCAAGATCTG ATCATCGGAGAGAAAAGTCGTTGGGGCTTCTTACTCAGAACTTCGTGAAGCTCTTTGTGTGCTCCAAC GCAAATTTGATCTCACTCGATGAATCTGCCAAGTTATTACTAGGAGATGGCCACAATTCGTCAATTATGAGAA CGAAAGTAAGGAGGCTATATGACATTGCAAATGTGCTGTCTTCTCTGAAACTTATTGAGAAG ACCCACACTGCTGATACAAGGAAACCTGCATTCAGGTGGTTGGGCTTCAGAGGCAAATCAGAGAACGGATCTGGTGATCCTTTGGCTCCTTTTGAGTCTAGGAAGAGGACATTTGGAGCTGATATCACAaacacatgtttcaaaagaaacaaaatggatTCTTCAGTTGACGGGGATAAAAGCCAGAATTTGAAGATGCAgcaaataaaagatgaaaatacGGTAACTGTCGCCGAGAGAGGCAATTTTGGTCAGGATTTACATCAGAAGTCGGGAAGTTTCCAGTTTGGCCCCTTTGCTCCTGTTAGCGTGGCCACAGCGGGAAACCCTGAAGACGAAGTGACTCGGATCTATGATTGGGAGGGTCTTTCCTCTACTTTTCGTCCTCAATATCACAACCAAG CTCTGAGAGATCTCTTTTCCCATTACACGGAAGCATGGAAATTATGGTACACTGAAGTTGCTGGGAAGAAACCATTACACATCTCCTAA
- the LOC118033452 gene encoding uncharacterized protein isoform X1, which yields MGSSEERVVAVIMVGGPTKGTRFRPLSLNIPKPLFPLAGQPMVHHPISACKKIPNLAQIYLVGFYEEREFALYVSSISNELKVPVRYLREDKPHGSAGGLYNFRDLIMEDSPSHIFLLNCDVCCSFPLPEMLEAHRTYGGMGTILVIKVSAESASQFGELVADPDTNELLHYTEKPETFVSDRINCGVYVFTPEIFTAIQDVSSQRKDRANLRRVSSFEALQSATSFLNRSLPTDFVRLDQDILSPLAGKKQLYTYETMDFWEQIKTPGMSLKCSGLYLAQFRFTSPHLLAGGDGSKTATIVDDVYIHPSAKVHPTAKIGPNVSISANARIGPGARLICCIILDDVEVMENAVVIHSIVGWKSSIGRWSRVQAQGDYNAKLGVTILGEAVTVEDEVVVVNSIVLPNKTLNVSVQEEIIL from the exons ATGGGTAGCTCAGAGGAAAGAGTTGTTGCTGTCATCATGGTTGGTGGACCCACTAAAG GTACTAGATTCAGGCCATTGTCATTGAATATTCCAAAGCCTCTTTTTCCTTTAGCTGGACAACCAATGGTTCACCATCCAATCTCTGCTTGTAAAaag ATTCCAAACTTGGCACAGATCTATCTTGTTGGTTTCTACGAGGAACGAGAGTTTGCTTTGTATGTTTCCTCAATCTCCAATGAGCTGAAAGTTCCTGTTAG ATATTTGCGGGAAGACAAGCCACATGGTTCTGCCGGTGGGCTTTATAACTTCAGAGACCTAATCATGGAAGATAGCCCA TCCCATATCTTTCTATTGAATTGTGATGTTTGCTGCAGTTTTCCACTCCCAGAAATGCTTG AGGCCCACAGAACATATGGTGGGATGGGAACTATCCTAGTAATCAAG GTCTCTGCTGAGTCAGCCAGTCAGTTTGGTGAATTGGTAGCGGATCCTGACACCAATGAGTTGTTGCATTATACAGAGAAGCCTGAAACTTTT GTAAGTGACCGGATAAATTGCGGTGTTTATGTGTTTACACCAGAAATATTCACAGCCATCCAGGATGTTTCTTCTCAACGGAAAGACAGAG CTAATCTGAGACGTGTTTCCAGCTTCGAAGCCCTCCAATCAGCTACAAG TTTCCTTAACAGGAGTCTTCCAACCGATTTTGTAAGATTGGATCAGGATATCCTGTCACCCCTCGCAGGAAAAAAGCAGCTATATACATATGAAACCATGGACTTCTGGGAACAAATCAAAACTCCTGG AATGTCTCTGAAGTGCTCTGGTTTATATCTTGCCCAATTCCGATTCACCTCACCCCATCTTTTGGCTGGTGGTGATGGCTCAAAGACTGCTACCATTGTTGATGATGTTTATATACATCCATCAGCAAAAGTACATCCAACTGCTAAG ATTGGTCCCAATGTCTCTATATCCGCTAATGCTCGTATAGGACCAGGTGCAAGACTCATCTGTTGTATCATCCTAGATGACGTTGAAGTCATG GAAAATGCAGTTGTCATTCATTCAATTGTCGGGTGGAAGTCTTCCATTGGGAGATGGTCCCGCGTCCAG GCTCAAGGGGACTACAACGCCAAGCTTGGGGTTACAATTCTGG GCGAAGCTGTTACCGTTGAAGATGAAGTGGTGGTGGTTAACAGCATTGTCCTCCCGAACAAGACACTCAATGTTAGTGTTCAGGAGGAAATTATTTTGTAG
- the LOC118033452 gene encoding uncharacterized protein isoform X2, which yields MGSSEERVVAVIMVGGPTKGTRFRPLSLNIPKPLFPLAGQPMVHHPISACKKIPNLAQIYLVGFYEEREFALYVSSISNELKVPVRYLREDKPHGSAGGLYNFRDLIMEDSPSHIFLLNCDVCCSFPLPEMLEAHRTYGGMGTILVIKVSAESASQFGELVADPDTNELLHYTEKPETFVSDRINCGVYVFTPEIFTAIQDVSSQRKDRANLRRVSSFEALQSATRSLPTDFVRLDQDILSPLAGKKQLYTYETMDFWEQIKTPGMSLKCSGLYLAQFRFTSPHLLAGGDGSKTATIVDDVYIHPSAKVHPTAKIGPNVSISANARIGPGARLICCIILDDVEVMENAVVIHSIVGWKSSIGRWSRVQAQGDYNAKLGVTILGEAVTVEDEVVVVNSIVLPNKTLNVSVQEEIIL from the exons ATGGGTAGCTCAGAGGAAAGAGTTGTTGCTGTCATCATGGTTGGTGGACCCACTAAAG GTACTAGATTCAGGCCATTGTCATTGAATATTCCAAAGCCTCTTTTTCCTTTAGCTGGACAACCAATGGTTCACCATCCAATCTCTGCTTGTAAAaag ATTCCAAACTTGGCACAGATCTATCTTGTTGGTTTCTACGAGGAACGAGAGTTTGCTTTGTATGTTTCCTCAATCTCCAATGAGCTGAAAGTTCCTGTTAG ATATTTGCGGGAAGACAAGCCACATGGTTCTGCCGGTGGGCTTTATAACTTCAGAGACCTAATCATGGAAGATAGCCCA TCCCATATCTTTCTATTGAATTGTGATGTTTGCTGCAGTTTTCCACTCCCAGAAATGCTTG AGGCCCACAGAACATATGGTGGGATGGGAACTATCCTAGTAATCAAG GTCTCTGCTGAGTCAGCCAGTCAGTTTGGTGAATTGGTAGCGGATCCTGACACCAATGAGTTGTTGCATTATACAGAGAAGCCTGAAACTTTT GTAAGTGACCGGATAAATTGCGGTGTTTATGTGTTTACACCAGAAATATTCACAGCCATCCAGGATGTTTCTTCTCAACGGAAAGACAGAG CTAATCTGAGACGTGTTTCCAGCTTCGAAGCCCTCCAATCAGCTACAAG GAGTCTTCCAACCGATTTTGTAAGATTGGATCAGGATATCCTGTCACCCCTCGCAGGAAAAAAGCAGCTATATACATATGAAACCATGGACTTCTGGGAACAAATCAAAACTCCTGG AATGTCTCTGAAGTGCTCTGGTTTATATCTTGCCCAATTCCGATTCACCTCACCCCATCTTTTGGCTGGTGGTGATGGCTCAAAGACTGCTACCATTGTTGATGATGTTTATATACATCCATCAGCAAAAGTACATCCAACTGCTAAG ATTGGTCCCAATGTCTCTATATCCGCTAATGCTCGTATAGGACCAGGTGCAAGACTCATCTGTTGTATCATCCTAGATGACGTTGAAGTCATG GAAAATGCAGTTGTCATTCATTCAATTGTCGGGTGGAAGTCTTCCATTGGGAGATGGTCCCGCGTCCAG GCTCAAGGGGACTACAACGCCAAGCTTGGGGTTACAATTCTGG GCGAAGCTGTTACCGTTGAAGATGAAGTGGTGGTGGTTAACAGCATTGTCCTCCCGAACAAGACACTCAATGTTAGTGTTCAGGAGGAAATTATTTTGTAG